One Kallotenue papyrolyticum genomic window carries:
- a CDS encoding SDR family oxidoreductase — MRDLHGRIAIVTGAGSGLGQATARALSHAGCAVACLDIRAAAAQATGAALAADGGDSLALGCDVSDAQAVATAIERVLQRWERLDILVNCAAVDHTYSIEELTVAQWDQVIGVNLRGPFLLAKAAFPIMRRQSGGHIVNVASTAALRAWANAGPYHASKWGLLGWSRSLGVEGRPHNIRVTTVIPGGMRTHFFDRFAAQGIPMPNLEKLQDPAAVADAIVYALRVPDGAVLQELIITPPEETSWP; from the coding sequence ATGCGTGATCTTCATGGACGGATCGCGATCGTGACGGGAGCGGGCAGCGGCCTGGGTCAGGCCACGGCGCGGGCGTTGAGTCACGCCGGCTGCGCGGTGGCCTGCCTGGATATCCGCGCGGCAGCGGCGCAGGCGACCGGTGCGGCGCTTGCCGCCGACGGCGGCGACAGCCTAGCGCTGGGCTGTGACGTGAGCGACGCGCAGGCGGTTGCAACGGCAATCGAGCGCGTGCTGCAGCGCTGGGAGCGGCTCGATATCCTGGTCAACTGCGCCGCCGTGGATCACACCTACAGCATCGAAGAGCTGACGGTAGCGCAGTGGGACCAGGTGATCGGTGTCAATCTGCGCGGGCCGTTTCTGCTGGCCAAAGCCGCCTTTCCGATCATGCGCCGGCAGAGCGGCGGCCATATTGTCAACGTGGCCTCTACCGCCGCGCTGCGCGCTTGGGCCAACGCCGGCCCCTACCACGCCTCCAAATGGGGCCTGCTCGGCTGGAGCCGCAGCCTGGGGGTCGAAGGGCGGCCCCACAACATTCGTGTCACCACGGTGATCCCCGGTGGTATGCGCACACACTTCTTCGACCGCTTCGCCGCCCAGGGCATTCCCATGCCCAATCTGGAGAAGCTGCAAGACCCGGCTGCCGTCGCCGATGCGATCGTGTACGCGCTGCGCGTGCCCGACGGTGCGGTGCTGCAGGAACTGATCATCACGCCGCCTGAGGAGACCAGTTGGCCGTAG
- a CDS encoding glycosyltransferase yields MGRSLRIAMISEHASPAAVLGSTDAGGQNVYVDELSRHLGRLGVQVDVFTRRDAPDLPEVLPWAPNVRIVHVAAGPPAPLPKDELWPLMPLFRDRMLEWLRRNGLRYDVIHGHFWMSGWVAIELRRRLSVPVVQLFHALGTTKQRHQGSADTSPSARIAVERQIVREVDRVIAQCPAERAELLRDYAADAARLVSIAAAVNPQRFRPVPRAWARAQLGLPLERPIITYVGRMLPRKDVRNIVRALALLVREGVAPAPLLLLVGGETADADPRATPEIGVLQRLTTELGVRDLVRFTGKRQPDELYLFYGAADVVVTTPWYEPFGLTPLEAMACARPVIGAAVGGIRFTVRHGVTGWLVPPRDPQALAVCLRRALSQPDLRLRMGRAARRRVLRAFTWPLTARRTLALYEALATHQAQAEPAALAVNG; encoded by the coding sequence ATGGGTCGTTCGCTGCGTATCGCCATGATCAGTGAGCATGCCAGTCCGGCTGCCGTGTTGGGCAGCACCGATGCCGGCGGCCAGAATGTGTATGTCGATGAGCTGAGTCGGCACCTGGGACGCCTGGGCGTCCAGGTGGATGTCTTCACCCGCCGCGACGCGCCCGATCTACCGGAGGTTTTGCCCTGGGCGCCCAACGTACGTATTGTGCATGTTGCAGCCGGGCCGCCCGCGCCGCTGCCCAAAGATGAGCTGTGGCCGTTGATGCCGCTCTTTCGCGATCGCATGCTGGAGTGGCTGCGGCGCAACGGGCTACGCTACGACGTAATCCATGGCCACTTCTGGATGTCAGGCTGGGTGGCGATCGAGCTGCGCCGCCGCCTAAGCGTGCCGGTGGTGCAGCTCTTCCACGCGCTGGGCACCACCAAACAGCGCCATCAGGGCAGCGCGGACACCAGTCCAAGCGCACGCATCGCCGTCGAGCGGCAGATCGTGCGCGAAGTCGATCGCGTCATTGCGCAGTGCCCGGCAGAACGCGCTGAGCTGCTGCGCGACTATGCCGCCGATGCCGCGCGCCTGGTCTCGATTGCTGCGGCGGTCAATCCACAGCGCTTCCGTCCGGTGCCGCGCGCCTGGGCGCGCGCCCAGCTCGGCCTTCCGCTCGAGCGGCCGATTATCACCTATGTGGGACGCATGCTGCCGCGTAAAGATGTACGCAACATCGTGCGCGCGCTGGCGCTGCTGGTGCGGGAAGGTGTCGCGCCTGCGCCGCTGCTGCTGCTGGTCGGCGGCGAGACCGCCGATGCCGATCCGCGGGCGACGCCAGAGATCGGTGTGTTGCAGCGCCTGACCACCGAGCTGGGCGTGCGCGATCTGGTGCGCTTCACGGGCAAGCGCCAGCCCGACGAGCTCTACCTGTTCTACGGCGCGGCGGATGTGGTGGTGACCACGCCCTGGTACGAACCCTTCGGCCTGACGCCGCTTGAAGCAATGGCCTGCGCCCGACCGGTGATCGGCGCTGCCGTCGGTGGCATCCGCTTTACAGTGCGGCATGGTGTCACCGGCTGGCTGGTGCCGCCGCGCGATCCACAAGCGCTGGCTGTGTGTCTGCGGCGCGCCCTGAGTCAGCCCGATCTCCGGCTGCGGATGGGTCGGGCGGCGCGTCGCCGCGTACTGCGCGCGTTCACCTGGCCGTTGACCGCGCGGCGGACCCTGGCGCTCTACGAAGCGCTGGCGACGCACCAGGCGCAGGCAGAGCCGGCGGCACTGGCCGTCAACGGTTGA
- a CDS encoding glycosyltransferase, producing MQRLNILIWHIHGSYLNSLARLEHHWWLPVKPGRPEGYGGRGATFDLPPYVREVPAEAVRELDLDLVIYQTPRNYTEDREALLSPRQQRLPAIYLEHNTPQPHPTNSVHPVDDPEVLLVHVTHYNRLMWDCRRTPTLVIEHGVAIEPAITYRGTRREAISVINMLQRRGRIAGADIFEQVRAQVPLTLAGMGSEALGGLGDIPYRALHRRMADYRALFSPMRYTSLPLAVIEALTIGMPVVALATTELPTVIEHGVTGFVSCDVAALIGYLQELLDDADLARRIGANARAMARERFGLERFRRDWNAAFVRARELRGG from the coding sequence ATGCAACGCCTCAACATTCTGATCTGGCACATTCATGGCAGCTACCTCAACAGCCTGGCGCGCCTCGAACACCACTGGTGGCTGCCGGTCAAGCCGGGGCGGCCCGAAGGCTACGGCGGACGCGGCGCGACCTTCGATCTCCCGCCTTATGTGCGCGAAGTGCCGGCAGAAGCGGTACGCGAGCTCGATCTCGATCTGGTGATCTACCAGACACCGCGCAACTACACCGAGGATCGTGAAGCGCTGCTCAGCCCACGCCAGCAGCGGCTGCCGGCGATCTACCTGGAGCATAACACCCCACAGCCGCATCCGACCAACAGTGTGCATCCGGTGGACGATCCCGAGGTGCTGCTGGTGCATGTAACGCATTACAATCGGCTGATGTGGGATTGCCGCCGCACGCCGACGCTGGTGATCGAGCACGGCGTGGCCATCGAGCCGGCTATCACATACCGCGGCACGCGGCGCGAGGCTATCAGCGTGATCAACATGCTGCAGCGGCGCGGACGTATCGCCGGCGCCGACATCTTCGAGCAGGTGCGCGCTCAGGTGCCGCTGACGCTGGCCGGCATGGGGAGTGAAGCCCTCGGCGGCCTGGGCGACATTCCCTACCGCGCGCTGCACCGACGCATGGCCGACTACCGTGCCCTGTTCAGCCCCATGCGCTACACCAGCCTGCCCCTGGCGGTGATCGAAGCGCTGACGATCGGCATGCCGGTCGTTGCCCTGGCGACCACCGAGCTGCCAACGGTGATCGAACATGGTGTGACCGGCTTTGTCTCGTGCGATGTTGCGGCCCTGATCGGCTACCTCCAGGAGCTGCTGGACGACGCGGATCTGGCGCGCCGCATTGGCGCCAATGCGCGCGCCATGGCACGCGAACGCTTCGGCCTGGAGCGCTTCCGGCGCGACTGGAACGCCGCCTTTGTCCGCGCGCGCGAGTTGAGAGGAGGATGA
- a CDS encoding glycosyltransferase family 9 protein, giving the protein MSISVARLPLGWPEPRRIAVLRALFLGDLLLATPALRALRQRFPSAEITLIGLPWTAALLPHIAPCVDRLVVLAGYPGLPEVPVDPARTQAWLAEQRAYGYDLALQMHGDGTVTNGLVAALGARRTLGLARPGDARLTHHLPYRDAQHEARRWLELVAELGASIDDSELLFRLRPADRDAARALLARLPEGCGPLIALHPGAKDPARRWPPERFAAVANALIEHVDARVVLTGSVHERDLTAAIQCRLQRPALDLAGQTELGVFGAVLALVDLLLTNDTGASHLAAALHVPSVVLFGPTRPLHFAPLDRRRHRVVDAWALAGSQGDPAQALQQLAPAPVLAACLEHLQRHVRSVSALGGSHACNASTF; this is encoded by the coding sequence ATGAGCATCTCGGTCGCACGCTTGCCACTTGGCTGGCCGGAGCCGCGCCGCATCGCGGTGCTGCGCGCGCTGTTTCTGGGCGATCTGCTGCTGGCGACGCCGGCGTTGCGCGCCCTGCGGCAGCGCTTCCCGAGCGCCGAGATCACGCTGATCGGCCTGCCCTGGACGGCGGCCCTGCTGCCGCACATTGCGCCCTGCGTCGATCGGCTGGTCGTGTTGGCGGGGTATCCCGGCCTGCCCGAAGTGCCGGTCGATCCGGCACGCACACAGGCCTGGCTAGCCGAACAACGCGCCTACGGCTATGACCTGGCGCTACAGATGCACGGCGACGGCACGGTCACCAACGGACTGGTGGCCGCGCTTGGTGCGCGGCGCACGCTTGGCCTGGCACGGCCCGGCGATGCGCGCCTGACGCATCACCTACCCTACCGCGATGCACAGCACGAAGCCCGGCGCTGGCTGGAGCTGGTGGCCGAGCTGGGCGCGTCCATCGACGACAGCGAGCTGCTGTTCCGCCTGCGCCCCGCCGATCGGGACGCGGCGCGAGCGTTGCTGGCGCGCCTGCCGGAGGGCTGTGGTCCGCTGATCGCGCTCCATCCCGGCGCCAAAGATCCCGCGCGCCGGTGGCCGCCGGAACGCTTTGCCGCCGTCGCCAACGCGCTGATCGAGCACGTCGATGCGCGCGTAGTGCTGACCGGCAGCGTCCACGAGCGCGACTTGACGGCCGCGATCCAGTGCCGGCTGCAGCGCCCGGCGCTCGACCTGGCCGGCCAGACCGAGCTCGGCGTGTTCGGCGCGGTGCTGGCGCTGGTCGATCTGCTGCTGACCAACGATACCGGCGCCTCGCATCTGGCCGCGGCGCTGCACGTGCCGAGCGTGGTGCTCTTCGGTCCGACGCGTCCGCTGCATTTCGCGCCGCTCGACCGCCGACGCCACCGCGTGGTGGATGCCTGGGCCCTGGCCGGTAGTCAGGGCGATCCCGCGCAGGCGTTGCAGCAGCTCGCGCCCGCGCCGGTGCTGGCGGCATGCCTCGAACACCTGCAGCGCCACGTCCGCAGTGTGTCGGCGCTGGGAGGGAGCCACGCATGCAACGCCTCAACATTCTGA
- a CDS encoding glycosyltransferase family 9 protein: MTTWSQARSILAVRLDNIGDVIMLGPALRAVKEALPQARITLLASPAGASAAPLLPWIDDVIVWRALWQQLQPVPCAPQREYELIATLAERRCDAALIFTSFSQTPHVPGYVCYLAGIPLRAGESKEFGGQVLTTEVHGAPDELHQVERNLRLVETLGFVVRDRRLAVHIDARARRVAEQLLRQRGINPDAPFVLVHPGASAAARRYPPERMAGVLRLLSARGWPVLVTGVERERDLLLSLAAAAPAARLVIGATSLMEYAALIERAALVICGNTLPLHLADALMTPVLALYSGTDYETQWQPRSTRYRLLRRATSCHPCYRFTCPIGLPCLAFTPDEVVSAAEELLTTTSALEPSA; the protein is encoded by the coding sequence ATGACGACATGGTCGCAAGCACGCTCGATTTTGGCGGTGCGCCTGGACAACATCGGCGATGTGATCATGCTGGGGCCGGCGCTGCGCGCGGTCAAGGAAGCGCTGCCGCAGGCGCGGATCACGCTGCTGGCCAGCCCTGCCGGCGCGAGCGCTGCACCACTGCTGCCGTGGATCGACGATGTGATCGTCTGGCGCGCGCTGTGGCAACAGCTTCAACCCGTGCCGTGCGCGCCACAGCGCGAATATGAGCTCATCGCTACCTTGGCGGAGCGCCGCTGCGACGCCGCGTTGATCTTCACCTCCTTCAGCCAGACGCCGCACGTGCCCGGCTATGTCTGCTACCTGGCGGGCATCCCGCTGCGCGCCGGCGAGAGCAAGGAGTTCGGCGGGCAGGTGCTGACGACTGAGGTGCACGGCGCGCCCGATGAGCTGCATCAGGTCGAGCGCAACCTGCGGCTGGTCGAGACCTTGGGCTTTGTGGTGCGCGATCGACGGTTGGCGGTGCACATCGACGCGCGGGCACGCCGCGTGGCCGAGCAGCTCCTGCGGCAACGCGGCATCAATCCCGACGCACCCTTTGTGCTGGTGCATCCCGGCGCCAGCGCCGCGGCGCGGCGCTATCCGCCAGAGCGTATGGCCGGGGTGCTGCGTTTGCTGAGCGCGCGCGGCTGGCCGGTACTGGTCACCGGCGTCGAGCGCGAACGCGACCTGCTGCTGTCGCTCGCTGCTGCAGCGCCGGCAGCGCGCCTGGTGATCGGCGCCACCAGCCTGATGGAGTATGCCGCGCTGATCGAGCGTGCTGCGCTGGTGATCTGCGGCAACACCCTGCCGCTGCACCTGGCCGATGCGTTGATGACGCCGGTACTGGCCTTGTACTCCGGCACGGACTATGAGACGCAGTGGCAGCCGCGCTCCACGCGCTATCGGCTGCTGCGCCGCGCGACGTCCTGTCATCCCTGCTACCGCTTCACCTGTCCGATCGGCCTGCCCTGCCTGGCCTTCACGCCCGACGAGGTGGTCAGCGCTGCCGAAGAGCTGTTGACCACGACGTCGGCCCTGGAGCCGTCTGCATGA
- a CDS encoding glycosyltransferase family 9 protein, whose amino-acid sequence MAQLDPRWQHARRVLVVRLDNLGDVLVTTPAIHAIREALPHAQITLLASPLGAQVGRLNPDLDDVIVYEAPWVDPWCRLPHDSAREQAMIARLRAGQFDGAIIFTSFRQSALPAAYLCYLADIPLRAAASVDAAGSLLTTRHKHPQRMMHEVERGLDLVGALDMHTADRDLVLRVPAAARADAHAWLTAHGARQPLIVLHPGCTMPARTYPWEQFAAVAELAIRQLGASVVLTGSAGEAELVARIHQRIERRARAAALPCAGELSFAAFCALIETADLVITNNTGPMHIAAALKTPVVALFALTNPPEQWGPWRAPHRLLFHDVPCRICYSRICPHSHECLRLVTPAMVLAAAEELLAARGATADALTHAALEGVQP is encoded by the coding sequence ATGGCGCAGCTTGATCCGCGTTGGCAACACGCGCGGCGCGTGCTGGTGGTGCGCCTCGACAACCTGGGCGATGTGCTGGTGACCACGCCGGCGATCCATGCCATCCGTGAAGCGCTGCCGCACGCGCAGATCACGCTGCTGGCCAGTCCGCTGGGCGCGCAGGTGGGCCGTCTCAACCCGGATCTCGACGACGTCATCGTCTATGAAGCGCCGTGGGTCGATCCGTGGTGTCGGCTGCCCCACGATAGTGCGCGCGAACAGGCGATGATCGCCCGCCTGCGCGCCGGGCAGTTCGATGGCGCGATCATCTTCACCTCGTTTCGGCAGAGCGCGCTGCCGGCGGCCTACCTGTGCTACCTGGCCGATATTCCGCTGCGCGCGGCGGCGTCGGTAGATGCCGCCGGCTCGCTGCTGACGACGCGCCACAAGCACCCGCAGCGCATGATGCACGAAGTGGAGCGCGGCCTGGACCTGGTCGGCGCGCTGGATATGCACACCGCCGATCGCGATCTGGTACTGCGCGTGCCGGCGGCGGCGCGCGCCGACGCTCACGCCTGGCTGACAGCCCACGGCGCGCGGCAACCGCTGATCGTGCTCCATCCCGGCTGCACCATGCCGGCGCGCACCTATCCCTGGGAACAGTTCGCCGCCGTTGCCGAGCTGGCGATCCGGCAGTTGGGCGCGAGTGTGGTGCTGACCGGTAGCGCCGGCGAGGCCGAGCTGGTGGCGCGCATCCACCAACGCATCGAGCGCCGGGCGCGCGCCGCGGCGCTGCCCTGCGCGGGCGAACTGTCGTTTGCGGCCTTCTGCGCGCTGATCGAGACCGCCGACTTGGTGATCACCAACAACACCGGCCCGATGCACATCGCTGCCGCGCTCAAGACACCAGTAGTGGCGCTCTTCGCGCTGACCAATCCGCCCGAACAGTGGGGTCCCTGGCGCGCGCCACACCGGCTGCTGTTTCACGATGTGCCCTGCCGCATCTGCTACAGCCGCATCTGTCCGCACAGCCATGAATGTCTGCGGCTGGTCACGCCCGCGATGGTGCTGGCCGCCGCCGAGGAGCTGCTGGCGGCCCGCGGTGCCACAGCCGATGCGCTGACCCATGCGGCCCTCGAAGGAGTGCAGCCATGA
- a CDS encoding D-glycero-alpha-D-manno-heptose-1,7-bisphosphate 7-phosphatase — MIHRALLLDRDGTLVRARHYPTQPTDLQLFPGLGAALARFRQAGFRLIVITNQGGLALGHFDAAALDAMHAHLQHELTRQGAPLDAIYHCPHHPAGRVPALAIACRCRKPQPGLLRRAAADWSLDLTRCWMIGDILDDVEAGRRAGCRTALVDNGGETEWRRDPWRVPDLVAPDTLTALARIAVREGLAWHTAHEVAYGAA; from the coding sequence ATGATCCATCGCGCTCTGTTGCTGGACCGCGACGGCACGTTGGTGCGCGCGCGGCACTACCCCACGCAGCCGACCGATCTCCAGCTCTTTCCCGGCCTCGGCGCGGCGCTGGCGCGCTTTCGGCAGGCCGGCTTCCGGCTGATCGTCATTACCAACCAGGGCGGGCTGGCCCTGGGCCACTTCGATGCCGCGGCGCTGGACGCGATGCACGCCCATCTGCAGCACGAACTGACGCGCCAGGGTGCACCGCTGGACGCGATCTACCACTGTCCGCACCATCCCGCCGGCAGGGTGCCCGCGCTGGCGATCGCCTGCCGCTGCCGCAAGCCACAGCCCGGGCTGCTCCGGCGCGCGGCGGCGGATTGGAGCCTCGATCTGACGCGCTGCTGGATGATCGGCGACATTCTGGATGACGTCGAAGCGGGACGCCGCGCCGGTTGCCGCACCGCGCTGGTGGATAACGGCGGCGAGACCGAATGGCGGCGCGATCCCTGGCGCGTGCCCGACCTGGTCGCGCCCGACACGCTGACGGCGCTGGCGCGCATCGCGGTGCGCGAAGGGCTGGCCTGGCATACCGCACACGAGGTGGCCTATGGCGCAGCTTGA
- a CDS encoding PucR family transcriptional regulator: protein MIYLPSQVEQIAQVIAERVGDVLGASVCIVDTNRRVIACHGAPSAPVDGDWQPTPYARVPLRLDHLVGEVIIAAPATGETISPRLMQVLIELIIGQAMALIRSGAAAPHHHKNAFIHDLLHGLIADEAAIQREARLLGLDLSTPRAVILIDAADYILRNEAQADAADTQIRRRAQMVIGSVVGFFHLPNDTICAYIGAGEVAVLKASNTQNLILWAEPGAAVEPVSGSWANLAALKRASNQLLHNLRRELDAAISIGIGRYHPGLRGLALSYQDARVALSLGRRFHGQNGVHCLDQLGIAAFVGVADERTKIDLATYLLSPLDHEPELIETLRVFLATNCCPSSTARQLAIHRNTVSYRLEKIALLTGLDPRRFDDAVQIRLALLLRELQHATPAPARAAA from the coding sequence ATGATCTATCTGCCCTCGCAGGTTGAACAGATCGCGCAGGTGATTGCCGAGCGCGTTGGTGATGTGCTTGGCGCTTCGGTCTGCATCGTCGATACCAATCGACGCGTGATCGCCTGCCATGGGGCGCCGAGCGCGCCGGTCGATGGCGACTGGCAGCCGACGCCCTATGCCCGCGTGCCGTTGCGTCTCGACCACTTAGTGGGCGAGGTGATCATCGCCGCGCCGGCCACGGGTGAAACGATCTCGCCGCGCCTGATGCAGGTGTTGATCGAGCTGATCATCGGTCAGGCGATGGCACTGATACGCTCCGGCGCGGCGGCGCCGCACCACCACAAGAACGCCTTCATCCACGATCTGTTGCATGGCCTGATCGCGGATGAGGCGGCGATCCAGCGCGAGGCGCGTCTGCTGGGCCTGGATCTGTCCACGCCGCGCGCGGTGATCCTGATCGATGCCGCTGACTATATTCTGCGCAACGAGGCGCAGGCCGACGCTGCCGATACCCAGATCCGCCGCCGCGCGCAGATGGTCATCGGCAGTGTGGTGGGCTTCTTCCACCTGCCCAACGATACGATCTGCGCCTACATCGGCGCTGGCGAAGTGGCGGTGCTCAAAGCCAGCAACACGCAGAACCTGATCCTGTGGGCCGAGCCCGGCGCGGCGGTCGAGCCGGTCAGCGGTTCGTGGGCCAACCTGGCCGCGCTCAAACGCGCCAGCAATCAGTTGTTGCACAACCTGCGCCGCGAGCTGGACGCGGCGATCAGCATCGGTATTGGCCGCTACCACCCCGGGCTGCGGGGACTGGCGCTGTCGTATCAGGACGCGCGCGTGGCGCTCTCGCTGGGACGCCGCTTCCACGGCCAGAATGGCGTGCATTGCTTGGATCAGTTGGGTATCGCGGCGTTTGTGGGCGTAGCCGACGAGCGCACCAAGATCGATCTGGCCACCTATCTGCTCAGCCCGCTCGATCACGAACCGGAGCTGATCGAGACGCTGCGCGTGTTTTTGGCCACCAATTGCTGTCCTTCCAGTACTGCCCGGCAGCTGGCGATCCACCGCAACACGGTGAGCTACCGCCTGGAAAAGATCGCGCTGCTGACCGGCCTCGATCCACGCCGCTTCGACGACGCAGTCCAGATCCGGCTGGCGTTGCTGTTACGTGAGTTGCAGCACGCCACGCCCGCGCCGGCGCGCGCCGCCGCCTGA
- a CDS encoding PfkB family carbohydrate kinase, which produces MTLQDAAQIVARFGRQRVLVIGEAMLDCYYAGHAERISPEGPVPVVTAASKQRYPGGATNAAANVAALGGQARCLSVIGADEAGAWLRAELQRRAIGDDLLVDPARATITKLRILADGQYVVRFDEGERRPLAGALLQTFLERLGAAFAVCDAVIVADYCYGVLCRPVIEALGALKRRYDRLVLVDSKNLPLYRGMAASVITPNHLEAQRALGWAVRDVERLAAHELEELGRRLVEQIGTTWALVTLGARGSLLFERDQPTYRIAPRPVERAHVSGAGDTFTATLALALAAGAPVRLAAEIAAEAAAVVVAKPGTATVSAQELLQRLARVAREPAADGDLADAVQRYRRAGRRVVFTNGIFDGLSSAQIAFLQAAKRLGDVLIVGINSDRSAREQRAAPPRLAEQERLALVAALDVVDHVLLFDETTPGEVIRAVRPAVHVKGGDYQGAALPELEALREVGGELVILPLLEGGGAWLERKLLRRTAQGATGDSREDA; this is translated from the coding sequence GTGACGCTACAGGATGCTGCACAGATCGTGGCGCGCTTTGGCCGGCAACGCGTGCTGGTGATCGGCGAGGCCATGCTCGACTGCTACTATGCCGGGCATGCCGAGCGGATCAGTCCCGAGGGCCCGGTGCCGGTGGTGACAGCGGCCAGCAAGCAGCGCTATCCCGGTGGCGCGACCAACGCCGCCGCGAATGTGGCAGCGCTGGGCGGCCAGGCGCGCTGCCTGTCGGTGATCGGCGCGGATGAGGCGGGCGCGTGGCTGCGGGCCGAGCTGCAACGCCGCGCCATCGGGGACGATCTGTTGGTCGATCCGGCGCGTGCAACGATCACCAAGTTACGTATTCTGGCCGATGGGCAGTACGTGGTGCGCTTCGACGAGGGCGAGCGCCGTCCACTAGCGGGCGCGCTGCTCCAGACCTTTCTGGAGCGTCTCGGCGCGGCCTTTGCCGTCTGCGACGCGGTGATCGTTGCCGACTACTGCTACGGCGTGCTGTGCCGGCCGGTGATCGAGGCGCTTGGCGCGCTGAAGCGTAGGTACGACCGGCTGGTGCTGGTGGATTCCAAAAATCTGCCGCTCTACCGCGGCATGGCCGCCAGCGTGATCACGCCCAACCATCTCGAGGCGCAGCGCGCCCTGGGCTGGGCGGTGCGCGATGTCGAGCGCCTCGCTGCCCACGAACTGGAGGAGCTGGGCCGCCGCCTGGTGGAGCAGATCGGCACGACCTGGGCGCTGGTGACGCTGGGCGCGCGCGGTTCGCTGCTCTTCGAGCGCGATCAGCCGACCTATCGCATCGCGCCACGCCCGGTGGAGCGGGCACACGTCTCCGGTGCGGGCGACACCTTCACCGCTACGCTGGCCCTGGCGCTGGCTGCCGGCGCGCCCGTCCGCCTGGCCGCCGAGATCGCGGCAGAGGCCGCCGCCGTGGTGGTAGCCAAGCCGGGGACGGCCACCGTCAGCGCCCAAGAATTACTGCAACGTCTGGCGCGCGTGGCGCGCGAGCCGGCAGCCGACGGAGATCTGGCCGATGCAGTGCAGCGCTACCGGCGCGCGGGCCGGCGTGTCGTCTTTACCAACGGCATCTTCGATGGCCTGAGCAGCGCGCAGATCGCCTTTCTGCAAGCCGCCAAGCGCTTGGGTGATGTGTTGATCGTCGGCATCAACAGCGATCGGAGCGCGCGCGAGCAGCGCGCTGCGCCGCCGCGCCTGGCCGAGCAGGAGCGGCTGGCCCTGGTGGCGGCGCTGGATGTCGTGGACCATGTGCTGCTCTTTGATGAGACCACTCCCGGCGAGGTCATCCGCGCCGTGCGGCCGGCGGTGCATGTCAAGGGTGGCGACTATCAGGGCGCGGCCCTGCCGGAGCTGGAAGCGCTGCGTGAGGTCGGCGGCGAGCTGGTGATCCTGCCGCTGCTGGAGGGTGGCGGCGCATGGCTGGAGCGCAAATTGTTGCGCCGGACAGCGCAAGGAGCTACAGGAGATAGCAGGGAGGATGCATGA